tttatattaGCCCATAGAAAGAGCCATGAAATACACcagaacgattttttttttaattttcccccaCTTCTTGAGGTTATATGAGGTCCACCATGTTTTTTACTCGCAAAGGGCCAAGCGGAAAAAATTAGATATTCTAAGCTACATTTTCCAAgcattgggggggggggtagctTTATTAAGAAATGCCcaacacacaaacacacacatgcatacatacatatatatacgtATGCATATATGCATTTATACATAGAGAGAATTTTCGTAGCACTTGTAGCATGTCTTGTTTTAAATGTGGCGCCATTTTCGTATGCGCACACTTATCTGCGCATGCGGAGaagatttttgaaacaatattatatgcCCCAATGTTCATCAACAAACATAAAAAACTACCACCATATGGCCGTCATAGGATAAAAAAAGGGTTTGCGTAAAAAGTCAAAAACTGGAGTGCAACGTGAAACTAGCACTCCAGCTTAAAAAACTTTGTagattttgcaattttgaccCCCAAACATTAAAAGAAACTCCACCTTATAACCACCAAGAGACCCCCAAAGTATtcgatgggaaaaatttaaatttccaaactttaAGTTCCAACTTCACCGACGTTATCAATCTAGGTGTGGTACCTCACTAGCGAACCTACAATAAGTTCCAAGAActaaaaaattgctatttaaaaGAGATGAAGATATATCTGTCTTTCTTTAaccaatagaatatttttagttcCTAGAAGTTATTGTAGGTTCGCTCGTGAGGTGTCGCATCTAGGTTTATAATATCCTTGGACCACCGTCCGTTAAAATTTAAACGTGTTTTTGCTTGTATTAATATAAACAAACGAAACGCTGCTCGTCGCGATCGGtgcaccaattttttgtgtttctgtgatttatattgatttataatCCGGGTTGCGTTGTTTTTGTGGAAATTAGTTAATTATGGAGTCAAAGGATGATGCACCAAAAAATTGGCTAAGATGTAATCTTTGCTTTTGCCTAATGTGCAAATCCAAAGATCCTTTCTCCCTCATGTTTTGCGACCACATTTTCTGCAAAAACTGTATTGGAAAAGGTAAAATATTCATTCTTTGTCtatgatttttttatctcaattgtttctcattttttttcttcctttatttttaatatgaaacatTTCGTCTCAAAGTGTTTGTTGATTTCTTTATAATTGTTGCGAGTTGTCTTTGTTTACAggtttttttgaggttatgaatttatcttttactgttTCTAACCTCGAAAAAACTGTCACTTTGCGCACACTTTGCAGAGAGGAAATATCGCCATTTCCATTCATGTTcacaaattcctgaaaaaaaaaataatggaaatagaAAATTCCGGAAATAAAATTgccagaattataaaatatccgaaactatcaaatttcagaattctaaaattttgagaatttgaaattttaggaatttttattttttggcaaacttatgtttcgaaaattattttttaactgtttttccacattcaaaaattcggaaatttagaaaaaggaaaatttactattttctagaatttgaaTATTTGGGTTGTAAAATTCCGGGAATAAACCTTTTCTgtcgttttattaatttttctggtgaGAATGAAAAATTGTGCGAATTtccatttttcggaaaatttctgTTTCGAcagttattttttctttgtttttaaaaattctggcatttgaaaatctcaaaaattttagtttcaaagttcacacaataaaaaatttcggcagttttattttttgcgtaaaatttctgctttaataataattttttcggtatttttacatattctgcaattttaagattcaggttttaaaatttcgaaaataaatattttcggtagCTTTATTTTctttcaggaatttttatttttatttaatttggtttcggtaataattttcttggtattttttccattcgggaatttaaaaatgcattattttcgataatttgaagatttaaattttaaaattccgggGATAAACATTTTCTGtcgttttatttatttgtgagaatttgaaattttcttttctttttttttaaatttatttttgaatagtaattttttctgtctttaaaaattctggaatttggaaatcttgaaatttaCTAATCTcgaaaatttgagttttgaaattcacacaataaaaaattttggcagttttatttttttgcggaaaatttctgttatgataataattttttcggtatttttacATATTCCGCAATTTTAAGATTcaggttttaaaatttcgaaaataaatattttcggtagCTTTATTttctttcaggaattttaatttttatataatttggtttcggaaataattttcttggtattttttttccgttcgggaatttaaaaatacactattttcaatcatttcaagatttgaattttaaaattccgggAATAAACATTTTCTGtcgttttatttatttgtgagaatttgaaattttctggattttactttcttttttacttttttactttactttactttcttttttaatttatttttggatagttattttttctttctttttaaaaatacttgcatttgaaaatctgaaaaattaccaatctcgaaaatttaagtttaaatattcacGCAACAAACAATTTtggcagttttatttttttgccgaaaatttctgctttgataataattttttcggtatttttacATATTCcgcaatttgaacatttttcaacttaataaataatttctggaatgtactattttcgggaattttaacatttcgaaaataaatattttcggtaCTTTCActttatttcgggaatttttaattttcacaaaatttcggTCTCGATATTTTTTTTCAGGTATTTTTCTATATTCtggaatttgaacatttttttaaattcctacatAATGTTTAcaaatggaaattcaaaaatttactattttcgggAATTCGAagattctggttttaaaatttcgaaaataaatgttttcggtagttttattttctttttttaattttcatttttcggaaaaagtttcTTTCGGTAATcactttttcagtatttttccaCACTCGGGAATTGTAAAATTCGGAAAGTTagtaaataatttctagattttgAAATTTGGGGAATTtacagatttgaattttttgaaaattttagaaataattatttacggtatttttttttttcttagaaatcttcatttttcggaaaatttttgtttcggcaattattttttcagtatttttctatATACAGAAATTTGAAAGTTCGGAAATTTACTAAGTAATTtctcgaattaacgatttttggaaattttattatttgggttttaaaatttcgaaaaaaaattcttacagtaatcctttttttttttttgtatttttccacaTTCTGGAATCttcatttttcggaaaatttctcttccaataattatttgttcagtATTTTACTACATtcgggattttaaaaattcaacaaaaattttgtcatCCCCAAAAatcatttgtgtaaaattttcgtCGAAAGAAAAATGTCTCACGATTTCCGCTTAAATTTccctgaaaataaatattaaaaacattttttcttgatttactagaaaattatttgtttatttgtttaaataaaatttgtagacccaaaattttaaattaaatccaaaatttcttctgaaatttagCAAGAAAGCAATGCCCTCAATGCAAAACTGAAAACGCTCCGTCAATGGTTCTTCAAGAACCACTAAAGCCAAAAATAAAACACTGTTTTGAATCTAAGGAAcaactttctgaaaaattgagaCAAGCGACTCTCTTTCACGAAATGCAACGCGCTTTGAACTGCAAACGTCTCAATGTCCTCGTaagttgattttatataaaataatacttgaaataacatttaaaaaaacccatttatttgattttatttttttcttaatttaattttaatttttatattaagattTACTGCCAGATACTTTAGATTTTAAGTCCGTTaagaatattttgattaaaaaaattaaaaatagaaataatgaaataaaaaaattttttaaacgtaaaaaaaatattaactgaaattttttaatttgccattagtatctacttaaaaaaataggttctatttccttgaaatcttaaggtttttttctgaattaacaaagtaaaatataaaatgttttattcaaatagttaaatttccaaccaagaagattgattttctaccggataatttgaattttgaacaaaatacatcaatttttatccaaaaagaatttttttttatttaatttaaaataaaagcagtTGGATTTatccaaaaactatgaattttcaacaaaatacgtaaattttcagcaatattcaaccccaaatgtgaatttaaaaaaacatattttcaaccagattatttttttaccagacagttgaattttaaccaaaaaggatgaaatttctacaaagaattatttcaaaccaaaaagatgagttttcaacaaaatagttaaattttcgatttaaaaaattctttattcatattttcaagaaaatatatacattttctgtaaaaaattaatttttaactataaaagatacatttttcaactaacattatgaattttcaaacgaaaaaattaagttttaaaaaagtagtttaatttttaaccaaaaagttgaattttgcgactagagagatgaattttcaactaaaaNNNNNNNNNNNNNNNNNNNNNNNNNNNNNNNNNNNNNNNNNNNNNNNNNNNNNNNNNNNNNNNNNNNNNNNNNNNNNNNNNNNNNNNNNNNNNNNNNNNNCCAAAAATgtgatttgtcaacaaaaaaattaattttctaaaaaaaaggttgaTCTTTTAccattaatctttaacaaaatggttcaattttcaatttaaaaaaatttttagtcatattttcaagaaaatatatacattttctgtaataaattaatttttaactataaaaaatagatttttcaactaaaattatgaatttacaaacgaaaaaattaagctttaaaaaagtagtttaatttttaaccaaaaagttgaattttgcgactagagagatgaattttcaactaaaaatgtaatagttttttttcatcacaaaaagattttaatttgaaataaaaaacagttgaatttaataaaaaaatacgaattttctacaaaatgaatacattttccatcaaatatttgaattttcaatccaaaaatgtgatttgtcaacaaaaaaattaattttctacaaaaaagattgattttttaccattaatctttaacaaaatggttcaatttttaattaaaagaaatttgtttgtcgagaaaagacaaaatttaaatcaataaattcaattattaagaaaatagttacatttttagtaagaaagttaatttttgacaaaaaacaaagaattttcaacttaaattaggaatcttcagccaaaaaattaaactttgaaaaattagtttaattttgaacaaagcaattgaattttctacaaaatttttgcattttcgatccaaaaatgtgacttgtcaaaaaaaaaaattaatttttcacaaaagcagattaattttttacctgagaGTTGcgtttttaactgagaaagatcaaatttctataaaaagaaatatattttcacacatattttattggttgacgattcatttatttaggtttatttttattaaaaattataatttttatcaaaaatgtagctattccatttttcgtagaaaatatttttttttagttaaaaattcaagtgtttggttgaaaattcataactttggtgaaaaaaattttgctaaaaattcgttttcttcattctattatttgtttaaaaaatttttttccagtcgaaaattaatatgttttattaaaaatttgcctgtTAGGTTTAATTGAactgttcttaattaaaaattaacatccttttgcgttgaaatattaaatattacatgtttagttgagaattcatttttttcttgttcaaaaatcaactaatttgtttaaagttgaactactttcgaaataaattattattttttattcaagggtTTTAttatttcagcagaaaattaaaatatttttttggaaattaactgttttattgaatattcatatttttggttaaaaattaaactactttcatagaaaattaaagtttttggttaaaaattaaactgttaatttgaaaactgaactattttgtttaaaatatactttttttaaattaatttttcatctgaaaatttagctatacttttttttattgaaaatttttcctttaaatgtcgaaaattcaactatttgttgaaaaattcgtcgtttgatagaaaactaatttttttttttgatagaaaattaatgtttttgtttgaaaatttatctttgtagggttaaaaaatcagctctttgataaaaaattcaactatttcgtttaaagtttcatacttttattgaaaatccaatttttctattaaagttgtatttttttgtcgaaaattcaactgttttgtagaaaattcatcttttgactgtgaaaaaaaaaaaacggtttggttaaaaattaatctattctgctgaaaattcaactgtttggttaaaaattcatgtattttgttagaaaactaatcttttttggtaaaaaattaatttttttttcattaaaaatttatcttttcaagctaaaaagtcagctctttgatgaaaaattcaattatttctttaaatgtttcataattttcttcaaaatttaccttttctgtTAAGTcggattttttttgacaaaaattcaacttttttatcgaatattcgttattttggattcaaaattcaacagtcgaaaattcaactgttttgtagaaaattcatcttttgaccGTGAAAAAaaacggtttggttaaaaattaatctattctgctgaaaattcaactatttggttgaaaattcatgtattttgttgaaaattcgtcttttttttttaaataaactttttttggtagaaaattaatctttttatttgaaaatgtatctttgtagagtttaaaaatcaatttttggctaAACAAGTCAActagttcgttgaaaatttcatacttccattgaaaatccaacttttctattaaattcttttttattttgtcgaaaattcaactgttttgtagaaaattcgtctttttgacttgaaaaaaaacgttttagttacgaatttaacaattctgctgaaaattcaacaatttggttgaaaattcatgtattttatttcaaatgcgtcttttgttagaaaactaatcttttttaagagaaaattaattttcttcattaaaaattttaattaaaaattagctcattaatgaaaaattcaattattgcgttaaatatttcataattttctttaaaattcaacttttctattaaagtcgtctttttttgtcgaaaattcaaaggttttgtagaaaattcgtctttttggcttaaaaaaacaaacaatttggtggaaaattaaactattctgctaaaaattcaactgtttggtagaaaattaaactattttggtgaaaaatcgtcttttgttagaaaattaatgttttttggtagaaaattaattttctttattacaaatttatctgttcaagtttaaaaaatgaaattattcgttaaaagtttcataattttcttcaaaattcaccttttctgctaaagtcatattttttggacgaaaatttaaccattttatcgAACATTCGTTATTTTGGATTCCAAATTCAACTTTACGGTttaataattgaactgttttctagaaaatttgtctttttggcttaaaaaaaacaatttggtagaaaattaaactattttgatgaaaaatcgtcttttgttagaaaattaatgttttttggtagaaaattaattttctttattacaaatttatctgttcaagtttaaaaaatgaaattattcgttaaaagtttcataattttcttcaaaattcaccttttctgctaaagtcatattttttggacgaaaatttaaccattttatcgAACATTCGTTATTTTGGATTCCAAATTCAACTTTACGGTttaataattgaactgttttctagaaaatttgtctttttggcttaaaaaaaaacaatttggtagaaaattaaactattttggtgaaaaatcgtcttttgttagaaaattaatgttttttggtagaaaattaattttctttattacaaatttatctgttcaagtttaaaaaatgaaattattcgttaaaagtttcataattttcttcaaaatccaaattttctgctaaagtcgtattttttggacgaaaatttaaccattttatcgAACATTCGTTATTTTGGATTCCCAATTCAACTTTAcggtttaataattcaactgttttgtacaaaatttctccttttggcttaaaaaaaacaatttgttagaaaattaaactattctgctaaaaattcaactgtttgtttgaaaattcttgtattttggtGATAAAtcgtcttttgttagaaaattaatcttttttggtagaaaattaattttcttaattaaaaatttatctcttcaagttaaaaaatgcaattattcgtttaaagtttcataattttcttcaaaatccaacttttcttctaaagtcgtattttttggacgaaaatttaaccattttatcgAACATTCGTTATTTTGGATTCCAAATTCAACTTTACGGCttaataattgaactgttttgtagaaatctttcctttttggcttaaaaaaaaaaacaaatttggtagaaaattaaattatttgttctaaaattaactttttttatcgaaaatttatattttttgctgaatttatcttcttttgttattaaaaatttgtcctttataagtttaaaattaaactttttggttgaaaattcatcttttcaggataaaaattcaactatttgataaaaagtttaaccatttttttttaaatcgtcattttttgttgaaattttaacttttttgtttaaaattcgtcttctttgttagagaagtaattttttttttttaatttatctcttttggctaaaaattcaactttagggttgaaaattcgacatggatttaaatgttattttttgatcaaataaaacttAACAGAttctttttcgttattttttcccGATCAAACAATTTATAGATATTGCtgaaggtttttgaaaaatgtaatttaaaaaaaaaatttttattcaatttttttttattgaaaaaataataaaacaagttttaacttttttcaaagttttatttaaactgaagaagctaatttttataattattgtagcttatattattttatttattttaaaaaagtaattgcattttttaaattaatctcgcgatcttaaaaaatgattatattgaaaaaatcgaaagaactatataaaaaaaagaaaaatgctgcCTActtctgattttttcaaaaaagatcatttagacggactagaaatttaaaatgtctcgCGGCTcacctaaaaaaatttgtaataaaacaaaaaatttacctcTCTTATCTCTAAAAAGtgtgaaaattagattttaatattattttttaggagaaaaagtaCGCTCTTGTTAAAAGGGAATACTATAGAAAAGCGAAGGAGGTCGAGATTCTGAAGGAAAAGTAtgaaaatttgttgaagattgatcaaaATCTTCACAAACATGTTGAGGAATTTGAATCGAAAAAAACGAGTCATTCGCAAAAAACCAGTTTTATGACTCCAATTTCAAGTGTTTCTTCGATTATTGGCAGTTCTCAAAGCATCAGGTAATCTATTCAGATTCTACAATTTTatgatcaaaatgattttttaaattaagtttttttcaaaagtttaaattaaaaattcaatctttattttaaattaaaccaacCCTTATTTTTAAGCCtacatttccaattaaaattttttttatgatgttTGAAGTCGTAAACAATTAGGAATTAAAAGccttcgaaaaaatttttaaaaaaattgaaactagaTGGATAGAATGGATTTATGTTTTTTGgcaattgaaaaatggaatttgaaaaaaaaatttgaacaaaatggttaaattcttaacgaaagcagaattattttcaaacaaattttgaacaaaaaaaaatgaaatttttaccgaaagagatgaattttcaaattggaaataagaattttgaacctgaaaacCTGAATTTCCAACATAGAAGTTAATTTAAtcgattaaaaataactttatttttcgaaaatccaaaatttgctAGAaaacaactatttgtttaaaattttgtgtttttgttaaaaactcatattgcttggtacaaaatcaatttttttgtatatgtctagttaaaaattaaactatttcgtttgaaaattacctttttttatgaaaattcaaacattttatagaaattgtaactattagtatgaaaatttctgtatttattttaaactttttttatttaaaaatgcaatcgtcTGGGTAAAATTTATTCCATGATGgtcaataatttacatttttattgaaaattcgaaaatttagtagaaataaaatttttgtagaagatttattttttttgtttaaaaattcatctctttctgcaaaattttcaccttttttggttaagaacgcaaccgtttgaataaaatttaatctatttcggttaaaaattaacttttttattgaaaattaaaaaatttggtagaaatttccactatctatatgaaaatttatatgtttattaaaaattcatattttttggtagacaatacatttttttgtttataaattcaactgctttgttgaaaactaatctgttctaggtttttttttttttaaattactttctgtAGAagtctcgattgaaaattaacttttttttgttaaaaattccaaaatttcatagaaatttgaactatttgtttgaaaatttgtgtatttattgaaaactcacaTTATTTgcgaaaaatctgttttttggttgtaaattcaactgtttgattaaaaattaagccattttagttgagaattcaattatttttatgaaaattcgattttatggaaatatatttcttggtttaaaaatcaactcctTTTTTTAGAGTTTcacttctttcttcaaaattagatttttttgtttaaaattaatttattttctgttcgaaattaatcttcttaacggaaatttgaactattttgtagaaaatacgtttttattacaatattttttttgaaaatcaaatcctttgttgaaaatttcgcttCTTTcttcaaaacgaaaaattttattattcaaaatgaattttttaaaattaaaaattaattttcttaactgaaattttaactattttgtagaatttattcttttttcgtttaaaaatcaactccttttttttttaagttgcactactttcttcaaaattatattttttgttcaaaattggtttttttttattaaaaattaattttcttaactttaatttgaactaattttataaaaattcatttttattgaaatatcttttttggtttaaaaatcaactcctttttttttttaatttcactactttcttaaaaatcaaattttttcgttcaaaattaattttcttaactgatatttgaactattttgtagaaaattgcactactttcttaaaaattagatttttcgttcaaaattaatatttttgtttgtcaaaaattaatttttggaactgaaatttgaattattttgtagaaaatttgtttctattaaaatatatatttttttaaattaaatccttttttgaaaatttcactactttcttcaaaatgaaattttttcgttcaaatttttttttttttctgttcgaaattaattttcttaactgatattttaactattttgtagaaaattcgNNNNNNNNNNNNNNNNNNNNNNNNNNNNNNNNNNNNNNNNNNNNNNNNNNNNNNNNNNNNNNNNNNNNNNNNNNNNNNNNNNNNNNNNNNNNNNNNNNNNaaaattagatttttcgttcaaaattaatatttttgttcctcaaaaattaatttcctcaatattaattttaattattttgttgaaaacttgtttttattaaaatatcttctttgtttaaaaatcagccCCTTTCActttttcacaactttcttcaaaattcgatttttttgttaaaaattattatttttttattaaaaattaattttcttaactgaaattttaactatttgg
This DNA window, taken from Belonocnema kinseyi isolate 2016_QV_RU_SX_M_011 chromosome 9, B_treatae_v1, whole genome shotgun sequence, encodes the following:
- the LOC117179990 gene encoding RING finger protein 212B-like, which produces MESKDDAPKNWLRCNLCFCLMCKSKDPFSLMFCDHIFCKNCIGKARKQCPQCKTENAPSMVLQEPLKPKIKHCFESKEQLSEKLRQATLFHEMQRALNCKRLNVLEKKYALVKREYYRKAKEVEILKEKYENLLKIDQNLHKHVEEFESKKTSHSQKTSFMTPISSVSSIIGSSQSISSCSSVRTRSQSSIPEHLLQASSKSCKKSQICLNLQKVFKCQKYFEKSSNLLQLHSQLQLNLNYKTTHYMA